From a region of the Nitrospira sp. genome:
- a CDS encoding MoxR family ATPase, with translation MDQPLVDAVNVALLLSQPLLLTGEPGTGKTQLAYRVAWELGFGEPLRFDTKSGSTAKDVLYRYDTLSRFHAANTNSGSQNNLDYLTYVGLGKAIVLSREPRDVQGILPRNFRHTGPKRSVVLIDEIDKASRDFPNDLLLEIDALRFHIPELNAEVEADPELRPVLVLTSNSEQNLPDAFLRRCIYYHIPLPDRTRLAEIVRSRLSGISPSQENSLLLDSALDFFHEVRELDLRKPPSTAELLNWLQALEHYGVEKNRKVTDAPESLKKSISTLAKTQEDRNMLMTWVQERSAKPS, from the coding sequence ATGGATCAGCCGTTGGTGGATGCGGTCAATGTGGCGTTGCTCCTAAGCCAGCCGTTGTTGCTGACCGGCGAGCCCGGCACAGGCAAAACCCAATTGGCCTACCGCGTGGCGTGGGAGTTGGGTTTTGGAGAGCCTCTACGCTTTGATACGAAATCAGGGAGCACCGCGAAAGATGTGCTCTATCGCTATGACACACTGAGCCGCTTTCATGCCGCCAATACGAATTCGGGCAGCCAGAATAATTTGGATTACCTGACCTACGTAGGATTGGGGAAAGCCATTGTCTTGTCTCGCGAACCAAGAGACGTGCAGGGGATTCTCCCACGGAACTTTAGGCACACAGGACCAAAACGCAGCGTGGTCTTGATCGATGAGATTGACAAAGCCTCGCGGGATTTCCCCAACGATCTGTTGTTGGAGATCGATGCCCTGCGGTTCCACATTCCGGAGCTGAATGCGGAGGTCGAAGCGGATCCGGAGCTTCGGCCCGTGCTCGTGCTCACCAGCAATTCGGAGCAGAATCTGCCGGATGCCTTCCTGCGCCGGTGCATTTACTATCACATTCCCTTGCCGGATCGGACAAGGCTGGCTGAAATTGTCCGAAGCCGACTCTCGGGCATCAGTCCGTCGCAAGAGAATTCTCTACTGCTGGATTCGGCATTGGACTTTTTTCATGAAGTACGCGAATTGGATTTGAGGAAGCCTCCGTCGACGGCGGAACTGCTCAATTGGCTGCAGGCGCTTGAACACTATGGCGTTGAAAAGAACAGGAAGGTAACCGATGCTCCAGAGTCTTTGAAAAAGAGTATCAGCACACTCGCGAAAACCCAGGAAGATAGGAATATGTTAATGACCTGGGTGCAGGAAAGATCTGCCAAGCCTTCCTGA
- a CDS encoding formylglycine-generating enzyme family protein yields MLHPEEIGDLADHLRREGYRPSLYQVLAAQETVREESQRAVALGSLVRLTTLLRPIFCSTPEEQERFEKIYLEWLRARSGRPQTISKSLPPPSDTGATPTHWRLKFAAAGLLVLPALTSWFLWQDLRPREAVGRVMADNQPVAQATVQLGEQTVTTDAQGTFKVAFKNDDMPLHLHIKTKQYLSSQSLAGQTIKASRKLFYLYPIDLDTQFPIGDVQLAREAPLPIPPPVSEVTALQPSPPTISLEKTPSRRPPIPPWWARLSYPTALAVLAPGLVVLVWLLYRFSRRAVLKRQSSLIPPQLKQIQIQAGTQRIFPSLSLRHVTQRLRQTRFEESTELDVRSTIHRTMNRGGLFTPVFGSKREPGYVALIDRATVADHQANVAAQLVKDLAKGYVLVRQYEFDEQPIMLRRVDPLRGEPKHGMGAAAVAAMIEFMELGEVTAKFPTSRLLCFVDPMTCFDPLTGKIRPWVETLEAWEERFLFTTRTYGRWGHAERILSRRGFQVIPLSLLGLRLFSQLLEQGSPPVAATKVASRERGSLEDRTAQRWLERHPPSQDTIARLMNDIRKELGPDGIRWLAACAAYPEIHWALTLEWGVRLFGHGPTAEALLPKLMPLIWFRQAFMPDWFRHALYDQLTGQEADRISQELGEIISALNPERTTTLQLHIALQPGAKQQSADAGGGSRAWFQNLRRRLAIQEMGQAAEPGSPMRDYVMLQYLSGKQGKSLTANVPKALLTLLFPKGRPWLGFRPLFLVMAACLVSTGLWWSEDPAPVPLPSPIADVGFLSETNEVFLKRENGRVERWGQKGQELVLLESGEEGAFADRVLKVNMGQLRVADLTKEFELAYQKEGLLRVTAHEDGRELAREPAPAAQVASLHWPAGFDAFLVVAHADVPDLVKVNGLESLRQREVARKTDEQASAEAKAREAEARAKVKEAKIAEAKRQAELAAKKKAAGDALQAADEKKRQQSKETTSAEKSAPSMDIKQSGVREPELFRSAQQQPEPNIHEQSQSQQLAMKQPLQEQPVGKLLSTITGKDGAPMVLIPPGNFLMGSTEDEVDRAIRSCVNELKKDQQTCDGLYKPELPQHQVRIDEFYLDQYEVTNRLFQQFVQQTGHQTTAEQKGSAMSFSEGKVWKEVNGATWRQPEGSEIVFASGRAEHPVVSVSWDDAQAYCRWAGKQLPTEAQFEYATRAGTTTGYWWGQGHPGARRVENLADESARDFLGGIITGYDDGARRTAPVGSYEANPWGLYDITGNVAEWTADWYDANYYSKSPVRNPTGPSNGQYRVLRGGAWSTVLVYLRSAYRLWSTPTHRKSNIGFRCAQDVPK; encoded by the coding sequence ATGTTGCATCCAGAGGAGATAGGTGACCTTGCAGACCATCTTAGACGAGAAGGCTATAGACCCTCGCTCTATCAAGTCCTGGCCGCGCAAGAGACGGTCCGCGAGGAATCACAGAGGGCGGTAGCCCTTGGATCCCTGGTGCGGCTTACAACTCTCCTCCGTCCGATCTTCTGTTCCACTCCCGAAGAGCAAGAACGGTTTGAGAAGATTTACCTTGAATGGTTGCGGGCTCGAAGTGGCCGGCCTCAGACCATTTCAAAGAGCCTACCTCCTCCCTCTGACACCGGTGCAACCCCCACACATTGGCGTCTGAAATTTGCGGCGGCTGGTTTGCTCGTCTTGCCCGCCCTTACATCGTGGTTTCTTTGGCAGGATCTTCGCCCACGTGAGGCGGTGGGCCGAGTCATGGCGGACAACCAGCCGGTTGCTCAAGCGACGGTGCAACTGGGTGAACAGACAGTTACAACGGATGCACAAGGCACATTCAAAGTTGCCTTCAAAAATGATGACATGCCGCTGCACTTGCATATCAAAACAAAGCAGTATCTCTCGAGTCAATCTCTTGCCGGGCAAACCATCAAAGCGAGTCGAAAGTTGTTCTACCTGTATCCAATAGATCTGGACACCCAATTCCCGATCGGTGATGTACAACTTGCCAGGGAAGCACCCTTGCCTATCCCGCCGCCGGTATCTGAGGTTACTGCGCTTCAGCCGTCTCCCCCAACAATAAGTCTGGAGAAGACACCAAGCCGTAGACCTCCGATTCCTCCCTGGTGGGCGAGGCTCTCCTATCCAACTGCCCTGGCTGTGCTGGCACCTGGGTTAGTCGTGCTGGTGTGGCTCCTCTACCGGTTCAGCCGCCGAGCCGTGCTTAAACGCCAGTCGAGCCTGATTCCTCCGCAACTCAAACAGATTCAGATCCAGGCCGGGACCCAGCGGATTTTCCCCTCGCTTTCGTTGAGGCACGTCACACAGCGTCTCCGCCAAACGCGCTTTGAGGAGTCTACTGAACTGGACGTCCGTAGCACGATTCACCGCACGATGAATCGTGGGGGCTTATTCACGCCAGTATTTGGCTCCAAACGCGAGCCTGGCTATGTGGCCCTGATCGACCGCGCAACGGTGGCCGACCACCAGGCCAATGTCGCGGCCCAATTGGTGAAGGATTTAGCCAAAGGGTATGTGTTGGTTCGTCAGTATGAATTTGATGAACAGCCGATCATGCTGCGGAGGGTGGATCCACTCCGTGGCGAACCGAAGCATGGAATGGGCGCGGCGGCCGTGGCGGCGATGATAGAGTTCATGGAATTAGGGGAGGTAACGGCCAAGTTTCCCACCAGTCGCTTGCTCTGCTTCGTAGATCCCATGACCTGTTTTGATCCCTTGACTGGAAAAATCCGACCATGGGTCGAAACGCTGGAGGCCTGGGAGGAACGCTTCCTGTTTACCACCCGCACGTATGGTCGATGGGGACATGCAGAACGGATTCTGAGCCGGCGCGGCTTTCAGGTCATACCGCTCTCTCTTCTCGGTCTGCGGCTATTTTCGCAACTTTTGGAGCAGGGCAGTCCGCCTGTAGCGGCTACCAAAGTTGCCTCACGAGAACGGGGGAGCCTCGAGGATCGAACAGCCCAACGATGGCTGGAGCGGCATCCGCCTTCACAGGACACCATAGCAAGGTTGATGAATGACATCCGGAAAGAATTGGGGCCGGACGGGATCCGTTGGTTAGCGGCCTGTGCCGCCTACCCGGAAATTCACTGGGCTCTGACGCTGGAGTGGGGCGTCCGTCTGTTCGGTCACGGCCCTACTGCGGAGGCGCTACTGCCCAAGCTCATGCCACTCATCTGGTTTCGGCAAGCTTTCATGCCTGATTGGTTCCGTCATGCGCTCTATGATCAGTTGACGGGGCAAGAAGCTGATCGGATCAGTCAGGAACTCGGCGAAATTATCAGTGCCCTGAACCCTGAACGGACCACCACACTCCAGCTCCATATCGCCTTGCAGCCGGGCGCGAAACAACAATCAGCCGATGCCGGTGGAGGGAGCAGGGCGTGGTTCCAGAACCTCCGTCGCAGATTGGCGATACAAGAAATGGGGCAAGCTGCTGAGCCGGGGAGCCCCATGCGCGACTACGTCATGCTGCAATACCTGTCCGGGAAACAAGGGAAGTCTCTCACCGCCAATGTGCCCAAGGCGTTGCTTACACTCCTGTTTCCCAAGGGACGACCTTGGTTAGGATTTCGACCGCTTTTCCTCGTGATGGCTGCATGCCTGGTGTCCACTGGCCTCTGGTGGTCGGAGGATCCTGCACCGGTACCCTTGCCGTCACCCATCGCAGATGTGGGGTTTCTTTCGGAGACGAATGAAGTGTTCCTCAAGCGTGAAAACGGGCGTGTGGAACGCTGGGGGCAGAAAGGTCAGGAGTTGGTTCTCCTGGAATCGGGTGAGGAGGGCGCCTTCGCCGATCGCGTGCTCAAGGTCAACATGGGGCAACTTCGCGTGGCTGATCTCACAAAAGAGTTCGAGCTGGCCTATCAGAAGGAAGGGCTGCTCCGTGTGACCGCGCATGAGGATGGACGGGAACTCGCACGAGAACCAGCGCCCGCGGCTCAGGTAGCGAGTCTGCATTGGCCAGCCGGTTTCGACGCATTCTTGGTGGTGGCCCACGCAGACGTTCCCGACTTAGTGAAAGTCAATGGGCTTGAGAGCTTGCGTCAGCGGGAGGTTGCGAGAAAGACGGATGAACAAGCATCTGCTGAAGCGAAGGCCAGAGAGGCCGAAGCGAGGGCCAAGGTAAAAGAGGCGAAAATAGCGGAGGCCAAGCGGCAGGCTGAATTAGCTGCGAAGAAGAAAGCCGCTGGAGATGCGCTACAGGCGGCTGATGAAAAGAAGCGCCAACAGTCTAAAGAGACAACATCAGCCGAGAAGTCGGCACCGTCGATGGACATCAAGCAAAGCGGTGTGCGTGAACCGGAACTCTTCAGGTCAGCGCAACAACAGCCGGAACCAAATATTCACGAACAGTCTCAGAGCCAACAACTGGCAATGAAGCAACCATTACAGGAGCAGCCGGTTGGGAAACTGCTTTCAACAATCACCGGTAAAGATGGTGCTCCGATGGTGCTCATTCCACCAGGGAACTTTCTGATGGGCAGCACGGAAGACGAGGTGGATCGGGCGATCCGATCTTGCGTCAATGAGCTGAAGAAAGATCAGCAAACCTGCGACGGCTTGTACAAGCCCGAACTCCCTCAGCACCAAGTCCGAATCGACGAGTTTTATCTGGACCAGTACGAGGTGACCAACCGACTTTTCCAACAGTTCGTTCAGCAAACCGGCCACCAGACCACAGCGGAGCAGAAAGGCAGCGCGATGTCCTTTAGTGAGGGAAAAGTGTGGAAGGAAGTGAATGGGGCAACGTGGAGGCAGCCGGAGGGTAGCGAGATAGTCTTTGCCTCAGGGCGTGCGGAGCATCCTGTGGTATCTGTGTCTTGGGATGATGCACAGGCCTATTGTCGGTGGGCCGGGAAACAGCTACCTACAGAGGCGCAGTTTGAATATGCGACCCGGGCGGGCACGACGACGGGGTACTGGTGGGGGCAAGGACATCCAGGGGCCCGACGAGTCGAAAACCTTGCAGACGAATCCGCTAGAGATTTCCTAGGAGGCATCATTACCGGCTATGACGATGGTGCGAGGCGCACCGCACCCGTCGGGTCCTATGAGGCAAATCCCTGGGGGCTGTATGACATCACTGGAAATGTCGCGGAGTGGACGGCGGACTGGTACGACGCCAACTATTACAGCAAGAGCCCAGTTCGCAATCCGACAGGGCCCTCTAACGGCCAGTATCGTGTGCTCCGCGGTGGAGCCTGGTCCACTGTACTGGTCTACCTACGTTCTGCATACCGCCTCTGGAGCACACCTACGCATCGGAAGAGCAATATCGGGTTCCGTTGTGCCCAGGACGTTCCGAAGTAA
- a CDS encoding type VI secretion system tube protein Hcp, with protein sequence MADDYFLKIDGIEGESTDARHKGEIALDAWSFGGTAGSVEGKPSGPTRPGIASGRFNAQDFQFTAKASKASPKLFEACATGMRLRDVTLFARKAGDEKQEYLRIRLTDVVISSYQQGGSSGVSDAPVEQVACNFARIEIEYKEQSPDGSLGGSVTAMVDVRRIKSTRAKSR encoded by the coding sequence ATGGCTGACGACTATTTCCTCAAAATCGACGGGATTGAAGGCGAGAGCACGGATGCGCGACACAAGGGAGAAATCGCACTGGATGCGTGGTCGTTCGGAGGGACGGCTGGCTCGGTTGAAGGAAAGCCGTCAGGGCCAACAAGGCCGGGTATCGCCAGCGGAAGATTCAACGCGCAGGACTTTCAGTTTACGGCGAAAGCCAGCAAGGCCTCACCGAAGCTCTTTGAGGCATGCGCCACGGGAATGCGCTTGAGAGATGTCACGCTATTCGCAAGAAAAGCAGGAGACGAAAAACAGGAGTACTTGAGGATCAGATTGACCGATGTCGTGATCTCTTCCTACCAACAGGGCGGATCAAGCGGGGTTAGCGATGCACCTGTCGAACAGGTAGCGTGCAACTTCGCCAGAATTGAAATTGAATACAAAGAGCAAAGCCCCGATGGTTCGCTTGGCGGCTCAGTCACCGCGATGGTCGACGTAAGAAGGATCAAGTCTACTAGAGCGAAGAGTCGCTGA
- a CDS encoding inositol monophosphatase, whose product MPHESVPAKLLLDTAVAASQKAGAILLKYAGAGFNIEYKNPINLVTDADHAAEQCVIDSIQTRFPTHRFLAEERGPVEDTPSPYLWIIDPLDGTTNFAHGYPAYCVSIGLEYDGRCILGVIYDPTRNELFTAIENGGAQLNGRSIHVSNTIRLDNSLLVTGFAYDIRESPRNNLDHFSKFALKAQGIRRTGSAALDLCYVAAGRFDGFWEVRLHPWDMAAGSVIVREAGGRLTDFRGRDLTIYGQELVASNGPIHSAMLEVLAQEGSR is encoded by the coding sequence ATTCCTCACGAATCAGTTCCTGCGAAGCTCCTCCTAGACACAGCGGTTGCCGCCAGTCAAAAAGCCGGTGCCATTCTTCTCAAGTATGCCGGGGCTGGCTTCAATATCGAGTACAAGAACCCGATCAACTTGGTGACCGATGCAGACCATGCCGCGGAGCAGTGCGTTATCGATTCTATCCAGACTCGCTTTCCGACCCATCGGTTCTTGGCCGAAGAGCGTGGGCCTGTCGAAGACACTCCATCGCCCTATCTATGGATCATTGATCCGTTAGACGGGACGACCAACTTCGCTCATGGCTACCCAGCCTACTGCGTGTCCATTGGCCTTGAGTACGATGGGCGATGCATCCTCGGAGTCATCTACGACCCCACACGAAATGAACTGTTCACTGCCATCGAAAATGGCGGCGCCCAGTTAAACGGCCGCTCCATTCACGTTTCCAACACAATCAGGCTCGACAACAGCCTCTTGGTCACGGGATTCGCATATGACATCAGGGAATCGCCGCGAAACAACCTCGATCACTTTTCCAAGTTTGCCCTCAAGGCACAGGGAATCAGAAGGACGGGTTCCGCTGCCCTAGATCTCTGCTATGTGGCAGCGGGACGTTTCGATGGTTTTTGGGAAGTCCGACTTCATCCATGGGATATGGCAGCCGGGTCGGTGATTGTGCGGGAAGCCGGAGGGCGGCTGACCGATTTCCGCGGGAGAGACCTTACCATCTATGGGCAGGAACTTGTGGCCAGCAATGGGCCAATCCACTCGGCTATGCTTGAGGTTCTCGCCCAAGAGGGGTCGCGATAG
- a CDS encoding UDP-3-O-acyl-N-acetylglucosamine deacetylase yields the protein MRNQQTLASTVTCSGVGLHSGRSASITLRPAPPDTGVVFVNRQADVDVYLSASVEHRVPTELCTAISGNGFQVQTIEHLLAALSGLQIDNVLIDVTATEIPVMDGSAAPFVRLIQSAGVVSLDRKQPFLKIMAPIEVAEGSKRVRIEPSSTSRITYSIHYEHPLIKTQTYTYDCSVSAFENEIAEARTFGFLHEVQALWARGLGKGGTLDNTVVLSGDGIVNESGLRFDDEFVRHKILDLIGDFSLLGVSFIGHIVADRSGHALHTRLVQQILQQPEKWVLLNAEPSVEKAHPVTHVRRLQSAVALQAS from the coding sequence GTGCGGAATCAACAAACCTTGGCATCAACGGTCACATGCTCCGGCGTAGGGCTTCACTCTGGTCGATCCGCGTCTATTACGCTACGACCTGCTCCCCCTGACACCGGAGTGGTGTTTGTCAATCGACAAGCAGACGTTGATGTCTATCTTTCCGCATCCGTTGAACACCGAGTCCCAACCGAATTATGCACAGCCATCAGCGGGAATGGGTTCCAGGTTCAAACCATTGAACATTTACTGGCGGCGTTGTCAGGATTGCAGATTGACAATGTCTTGATCGATGTGACGGCAACCGAAATTCCGGTCATGGATGGAAGCGCTGCGCCGTTTGTCCGATTGATACAATCGGCCGGAGTCGTATCGCTAGATCGAAAACAGCCTTTCCTTAAGATCATGGCGCCGATTGAGGTGGCCGAGGGATCGAAGCGCGTACGGATTGAACCGTCCTCTACTTCTCGAATCACCTATTCGATCCATTATGAACATCCTCTGATCAAGACACAGACCTATACCTATGACTGCTCTGTGAGCGCGTTTGAGAACGAAATCGCCGAGGCCAGAACATTTGGGTTTTTGCACGAAGTCCAAGCCTTGTGGGCTCGTGGCCTTGGCAAGGGCGGAACATTGGACAACACCGTCGTGCTATCGGGAGACGGCATCGTCAATGAGTCCGGGCTCCGATTCGACGATGAGTTCGTCCGTCACAAGATCCTCGATCTTATAGGCGACTTCTCTCTCCTGGGAGTATCCTTCATCGGCCACATCGTCGCAGACCGGTCAGGGCACGCACTCCACACTCGATTAGTTCAGCAGATCCTTCAGCAACCGGAAAAGTGGGTCCTTCTGAACGCGGAACCATCGGTTGAAAAAGCGCACCCAGTCACACATGTGCGCCGCCTCCAATCAGCCGTTGCGCTCCAGGCTTCCTAA
- a CDS encoding TolC family protein, producing the protein MSARSVCIGPVEQKMSDSVNKRDSSSERMRGITRLASPMWLLVIVALGTGCAITPIPLTADEVQSRVKQDRAVLTKDQEPLAGPVDLYEAMARALKYNLDARTELMQKMLAQTQLDLSHYAMLPRLAANAGFDGRNNFPGGVAQSLLTSRQVLEPFTSAERNIFSADLSLSWNVLDFGLSYIRAKQAADDVLIAEEERRRVANRIMQDVRIAYWRAVSAERILPSLKLLDEWVRTALEKAQAVQDERLHTPLVPLQYRLDLLNTQRYIQQLFRELNTAKLQLAALMNLPPEQEKELALIVPEREALTVKLPPEMSGLEDRALQSRPELRMIDYRRRINAHEAKAAILEMLPSLNLQAGGNYNSNTFLFNNHWAAYAARTSWNLLSLLRYPARAKTIAAQDKVLHTQDLALTMAIMSQVHVSVAQVAYAKKEVSTAALYYDTQSQIAEQTRLAWRTAKLSEQALLRERVAQVAAQLRYDAMEAELQTAWASLLASVGEDVLPNNLTTEQGLSDLAIQLRARWTKSKELFE; encoded by the coding sequence ATGAGCGCGCGCTCGGTGTGCATTGGTCCGGTCGAACAGAAGATGAGCGACTCGGTCAATAAGCGGGATTCTTCAAGCGAACGAATGCGTGGTATCACTCGCCTGGCTTCGCCCATGTGGTTGCTGGTCATTGTTGCCCTCGGCACTGGTTGCGCCATTACACCGATACCGTTGACCGCTGATGAGGTCCAGTCACGGGTGAAACAGGATCGGGCAGTTCTGACGAAGGATCAAGAACCTCTCGCTGGCCCGGTGGATCTCTATGAGGCGATGGCCCGGGCGCTGAAGTACAACCTCGACGCACGGACTGAGCTGATGCAGAAGATGTTGGCGCAGACGCAGCTTGATCTATCTCACTACGCCATGCTGCCCCGTCTTGCGGCGAACGCAGGGTTTGACGGGCGGAATAATTTCCCCGGCGGCGTCGCACAATCCTTGCTCACCAGCCGGCAGGTGCTCGAACCCTTTACATCAGCAGAACGAAACATTTTCTCAGCTGATCTGTCGCTGAGCTGGAATGTATTGGATTTCGGTTTGTCCTATATCCGGGCAAAGCAGGCGGCCGATGACGTCTTGATTGCCGAGGAAGAGCGGCGGCGTGTGGCCAATCGAATCATGCAGGATGTGCGCATCGCCTATTGGCGGGCGGTCAGCGCGGAACGGATCCTCCCATCTCTCAAACTGCTCGATGAATGGGTGAGAACCGCCCTTGAAAAAGCACAAGCCGTTCAAGATGAACGGCTGCATACGCCCCTGGTTCCCTTGCAGTACAGGCTCGATCTCCTCAATACGCAACGATACATTCAGCAGTTATTCAGGGAACTCAACACCGCCAAGCTTCAGCTGGCCGCACTGATGAACCTTCCTCCCGAGCAAGAGAAAGAACTGGCCCTCATCGTTCCTGAGCGAGAGGCCCTCACCGTGAAGCTCCCACCCGAGATGTCGGGGTTGGAAGACCGGGCTCTACAGTCGCGTCCGGAGCTGCGCATGATCGACTACCGTCGTCGAATCAACGCGCACGAGGCCAAAGCCGCCATCCTTGAGATGTTACCCAGCCTGAATCTCCAGGCCGGTGGAAACTACAATAGCAACACCTTTCTCTTCAACAATCATTGGGCTGCCTATGCCGCCCGCACCAGTTGGAATTTGCTGAGCCTCTTACGGTATCCAGCTCGGGCCAAGACCATTGCGGCGCAGGATAAAGTTCTCCATACGCAGGATCTTGCTTTGACGATGGCCATCATGTCGCAGGTACATGTCAGCGTGGCACAGGTCGCCTATGCGAAGAAGGAGGTCTCGACGGCCGCTCTGTATTATGACACGCAGTCTCAAATTGCCGAGCAAACGCGTCTAGCATGGCGCACGGCCAAGCTGAGCGAACAGGCGCTGTTGCGTGAGCGTGTGGCACAGGTGGCGGCACAGCTACGCTATGACGCCATGGAAGCTGAGCTCCAAACAGCGTGGGCTTCACTGTTGGCGTCCGTCGGAGAAGATGTTCTGCCCAACAACCTGACGACCGAGCAAGGGCTGTCCGATCTGGCCATCCAATTACGGGCTCGCTGGACGAAAAGCAAGGAGTTGTTCGAGTGA
- a CDS encoding efflux RND transporter periplasmic adaptor subunit yields MIRRDWCVVGNFLVGISLVWSGALPVNATTLDAKPPSSSAELSTIRGVVKATAQATLASQVQGRISKLPFKEGQRFKKGALLVALDCSKYEAELASAQAEYRGKQKTYENNLRLSAHQAVGHLELDVSQAETEKALAAVRAAQVNVSGCTVLAPFPGRVVKAIANEHENVFPNDQLISLLDDSRLEIELILPSRSLTWLKVGQPFEYAVDETGSCYSAVVEDIGANVDPASQTVKVKGLFRTKPDRVLSGMSGIASFAEGPH; encoded by the coding sequence GTGATTCGTCGCGACTGGTGTGTCGTCGGCAACTTTTTGGTCGGGATCTCGCTGGTATGGTCCGGTGCACTGCCGGTGAATGCCACCACGCTCGATGCGAAGCCGCCAAGCAGTTCGGCGGAACTCAGCACCATACGCGGTGTCGTCAAGGCGACCGCGCAGGCTACTTTGGCCAGCCAGGTGCAAGGCCGAATCAGCAAGCTACCCTTTAAAGAAGGCCAACGGTTCAAGAAAGGGGCATTGTTGGTAGCGCTTGACTGTTCCAAATACGAAGCGGAACTGGCCAGCGCGCAGGCTGAGTATCGTGGGAAGCAGAAAACCTATGAGAATAATCTGCGCCTGTCCGCACATCAGGCCGTCGGACATCTTGAGCTCGACGTTTCCCAGGCCGAGACAGAGAAAGCACTCGCTGCCGTGAGGGCCGCGCAGGTCAATGTCAGCGGATGTACAGTGCTGGCGCCATTTCCCGGACGTGTAGTCAAGGCCATCGCCAATGAGCACGAAAACGTATTTCCCAACGATCAACTCATCAGTCTCTTGGATGACAGCCGGCTCGAGATAGAGCTGATCCTGCCTTCGCGGTCACTGACATGGCTGAAAGTCGGCCAGCCGTTTGAATATGCGGTGGATGAGACGGGATCCTGCTATTCGGCCGTCGTGGAAGACATCGGAGCAAACGTTGATCCTGCCAGCCAGACAGTCAAAGTAAAGGGACTATTTCGTACGAAACCGGACCGGGTCCTCTCCGGAATGAGCGGTATCGCGTCGTTCGCGGAAGGTCCGCATTGA